From Sphingobium sp. RAC03, a single genomic window includes:
- the rpmH gene encoding 50S ribosomal protein L34 — MKRTFQPSNLVRKRRHGYRARMATPGGRNIIRARRARGRKSLSA, encoded by the coding sequence ATGAAGCGCACTTTTCAGCCGAGCAATCTGGTTCGGAAGCGCCGTCACGGTTATCGCGCCCGCATGGCGACCCCCGGCGGCCGCAACATCATCCGCGCCCGCCGTGCGCGCGGTCGCAAGAGCCTGAGCGCCTGA
- the rnpA gene encoding ribonuclease P protein component: protein MGRRADFLAANRGKRAPMPGFVLLVRDRADGDPAMRFGITVTKKVGGAVIRNRMKRRFRVLARELLPLHGFAGADHVLIGRDGGIERDFTLLRTELQKALGKIARAPQAGDSPPRHGARAAHGRGKGGGSGGDRGKVP from the coding sequence ATGGGCAGACGGGCCGATTTTCTGGCGGCCAATCGCGGCAAGCGCGCACCGATGCCGGGCTTCGTCCTGCTCGTGCGCGACCGTGCCGATGGCGATCCGGCGATGCGCTTTGGCATCACGGTCACGAAAAAAGTGGGCGGCGCCGTCATCCGTAACCGGATGAAGCGCCGCTTTCGCGTTCTCGCGCGCGAATTGCTGCCGCTCCATGGCTTTGCCGGTGCAGACCATGTGCTGATCGGTCGCGATGGCGGGATCGAGCGCGATTTCACCCTGCTGCGCACCGAATTGCAAAAGGCGCTGGGCAAGATCGCGCGCGCGCCGCAAGCAGGCGACAGTCCGCCGCGCCATGGCGCGCGGGCAGCGCATGGCCGGGGCAAGGGCGGGGGCAGCGGCGGGGACAGGGGCAAAGTCCCATGA
- the yidD gene encoding membrane protein insertion efficiency factor YidD → MIGRLLILIARAWQLGPSRILPPSCRFAPSCSEYAILAIRKYGAIKGSWLAGKRLMRCHPWGGSGYDPVP, encoded by the coding sequence ATGATCGGCCGCCTGCTCATCCTGATCGCGCGCGCCTGGCAACTTGGTCCTTCGCGCATCCTGCCGCCCTCCTGCCGCTTCGCGCCCTCCTGCTCGGAATATGCGATTCTCGCGATCCGCAAATATGGCGCGATCAAGGGTAGCTGGTTGGCGGGCAAGCGGCTAATGCGATGCCACCCATGGGGCGGGTCGGGCTATGATCCGGTTCCCTGA
- the yidC gene encoding membrane protein insertase YidC, translating into MDDKKNIILAVLLTAAILFGWPYVSGYFFPAANPPVTRIEGGKTTPVANPAADPTADSPAAIRDRAIVLKEGPRVPIRTPKLVGSINLKGARIDDIVLPTYKETIAKDSANVRLYSPAGTQDAYFAGFGWQGEGLKTPNKDTVWTAQGSALTPTSPVTLTWNNGAGQLFEIRLSVDENYMITAAQKVSNSGTGTVGVKPYGYISRTGVPKDPDTWTIHIGPMGVFNNAANYDVNYSDLDEGPSTREFQSKGGWIGFTDKYWLSALVPGKDADFAGQFRKGAGTQYQADVALGSTMLAPGKAVTQTQRLFVGAKEVKTLQAYERDGVKLFDRAIDWGWFYWFEQPIFALLHWLFETLGNFGVAIICLTFVVRALMFPVAQRQFASMAAMRAVQPKMKLLQEKYKDDKPKLQQEMMALYKTEKVNPLAGCLPIFIQIPIFFALYKVLMLTIEMRHQPFVLWIKDLSAPDPLHILNLFGLLPFTPPSFLAIGVLAVLLGISMWLQFKLNPAQMDPMQQQIFSIMPWMMMFIMAPFAAGLLVYWITNNCLSMAQQWWLYKRHPALSVATATK; encoded by the coding sequence GTGGACGACAAGAAGAATATCATTCTCGCGGTTTTGCTGACCGCAGCGATCCTGTTCGGCTGGCCCTATGTATCGGGCTATTTCTTTCCGGCCGCCAATCCGCCCGTCACCCGGATCGAAGGGGGCAAGACCACGCCGGTCGCCAATCCCGCTGCCGATCCGACCGCCGACAGCCCCGCCGCGATTCGCGACCGCGCGATCGTGCTGAAAGAAGGGCCGCGCGTCCCCATCCGCACGCCCAAGCTCGTCGGCTCGATCAACCTCAAGGGCGCGCGCATCGACGACATCGTCCTGCCGACCTATAAGGAAACGATTGCCAAGGATTCGGCCAACGTTCGCCTCTACAGCCCGGCCGGGACGCAGGACGCCTATTTTGCTGGCTTTGGCTGGCAGGGGGAGGGGCTCAAGACCCCGAACAAGGACACGGTCTGGACGGCGCAAGGTAGCGCGCTCACGCCGACCAGCCCCGTCACGCTGACGTGGAACAATGGCGCGGGCCAGCTTTTCGAAATCCGCCTGTCGGTCGATGAAAATTACATGATCACCGCCGCGCAGAAAGTGTCGAACAGCGGCACCGGCACGGTCGGCGTGAAGCCCTATGGCTATATTAGCCGTACCGGCGTGCCCAAGGACCCAGACACCTGGACCATCCATATCGGGCCGATGGGCGTGTTCAACAACGCGGCCAATTACGACGTCAACTATAGCGATCTCGACGAAGGCCCCTCGACCCGCGAGTTTCAGTCGAAGGGTGGCTGGATCGGCTTCACTGACAAATATTGGCTCTCGGCGCTCGTGCCTGGCAAGGATGCCGATTTTGCGGGCCAGTTCCGCAAAGGGGCAGGCACCCAGTATCAGGCCGATGTCGCGCTCGGCTCGACCATGCTCGCGCCCGGCAAGGCCGTCACCCAGACCCAGCGCCTGTTCGTCGGCGCCAAGGAAGTCAAAACGCTCCAGGCTTATGAGCGCGATGGCGTGAAGCTGTTCGACCGCGCGATCGACTGGGGCTGGTTCTACTGGTTTGAACAGCCGATCTTCGCGCTGCTCCACTGGCTGTTCGAAACGCTCGGCAATTTCGGCGTCGCCATCATCTGCCTGACCTTCGTGGTCCGCGCGCTGATGTTCCCCGTCGCCCAGCGCCAATTCGCCAGTATGGCCGCGATGCGTGCGGTGCAGCCCAAGATGAAACTGCTGCAAGAGAAATATAAGGACGACAAGCCCAAGCTCCAGCAGGAGATGATGGCGCTTTACAAGACGGAGAAGGTCAACCCGCTCGCGGGCTGCCTGCCCATCTTCATCCAAATCCCGATCTTCTTCGCGCTCTACAAGGTGCTGATGCTGACGATCGAAATGCGCCACCAGCCCTTCGTGTTGTGGATCAAGGATCTGTCCGCGCCCGATCCGCTGCATATCCTCAACCTGTTCGGCCTGTTGCCCTTCACCCCGCCATCCTTCCTGGCGATCGGTGTGCTGGCGGTGCTGCTCGGCATTTCGATGTGGTTGCAGTTCAAGCTCAACCCGGCCCAGATGGACCCGATGCAGCAGCAGATCTTCTCGATCATGCCCTGGATGATGATGTTCATCATGGCCCCCTTCGCGGCAGGCCTGCTGGTCTACTGGATCACCAACAACTGCCTGTCGATGGCGCAGCAATGGTGGCTCTACAAACGCCATCCTGCGCTCAGCGTGGCGACGGCAACGAAGTAA
- the yihA gene encoding ribosome biogenesis GTP-binding protein YihA/YsxC: MDSPDIIEEARKVFSGPIAFLKSAPALEFLPDMAVNEVAFAGRSNVGKSSLLNALTNRNTLARTSNTPGRTQELNFFDVGEPLRFRLVDMPGYGYAKAPKDVVRKWKFLVNDYLRGRAALKRTLVLIDSRHGIKDVDTDMLDMLDGAAVSYRIILTKADKIKASELEQVFVDTAAAIRKRPAAHPDIIATSAEKGMGIPELRAAVLESVTQG; encoded by the coding sequence ATGGACTCCCCCGACATCATCGAAGAAGCGCGCAAGGTCTTTTCCGGCCCGATCGCCTTCCTGAAATCCGCGCCCGCGCTGGAATTCCTGCCCGACATGGCGGTGAACGAAGTCGCCTTTGCGGGCCGCTCCAATGTCGGCAAATCCTCGCTGCTCAACGCACTGACCAACCGCAACACCTTGGCGCGCACGTCGAACACGCCCGGCCGCACGCAGGAACTGAACTTCTTCGACGTTGGCGAACCGCTGCGCTTCCGCCTCGTTGACATGCCGGGCTATGGCTATGCCAAGGCACCCAAGGACGTCGTGCGCAAATGGAAGTTCCTGGTGAACGACTATCTACGCGGTCGCGCCGCGCTCAAGCGCACCCTGGTCCTGATCGACAGCCGCCATGGCATCAAGGATGTCGATACCGACATGCTCGACATGCTCGATGGTGCAGCGGTCAGTTACCGCATCATCCTGACCAAGGCGGACAAGATCAAGGCGAGCGAACTGGAACAGGTGTTCGTCGATACGGCCGCCGCGATCCGCAAGCGCCCCGCCGCCCATCCCGACATCATCGCGACGTCGGCGGAAAAAGGCATGGGCATCCCCGAATTGCGTGCCGCCGTGCTGGAAAGCGTGACCCAGGGCTAA
- the prfB gene encoding peptide chain release factor 2 produces MRAEAQQYIDRIDAALDLLRRFLDWDRALRRLDELNARVEDPTLWDNAKLAQEVMRERTRLDSAIGATRAIAAEKSDNAELIEMAEAEGDEDMVSEAIAALKALADRADEDKIKALLAGEADASDTYLEIHAGAGGTESQDWAEILSRMYRRWAERRGYKVELVDYQAGDQAGIKSATFLIKGENAYGYAKTESGVHRLVRISPYDSAARRHTSFSSVWVYPVIDDDIDIEVKESDLKIDTYRASGAGGQHVNTTDSAVRITHVPSGIIVASQNDRSQHKNRATAMNMLKARLYEAELAKREAVTAGEYAAKTEIGWGHQIRSYVLQPYQLVKDLRTGVTSTAPDDVLDGALDPFMAAALSQKVTGEKVDVEDVD; encoded by the coding sequence ATGCGCGCCGAAGCGCAGCAATATATCGATCGTATCGACGCCGCGCTGGACCTGTTGCGCCGCTTCCTCGACTGGGACCGTGCGCTACGCCGCCTCGACGAGTTGAACGCCCGCGTCGAAGATCCGACATTGTGGGACAATGCGAAGCTGGCGCAGGAAGTCATGCGCGAACGCACCCGGCTGGACAGCGCGATCGGTGCGACCCGCGCGATCGCCGCGGAGAAATCCGACAATGCCGAACTCATCGAAATGGCTGAGGCCGAAGGTGATGAGGATATGGTCAGCGAAGCCATCGCCGCCTTGAAGGCGCTGGCCGACCGCGCCGATGAGGACAAGATCAAGGCGCTGCTGGCGGGCGAAGCCGATGCCAGCGACACCTATCTCGAAATCCATGCTGGTGCTGGCGGCACAGAAAGCCAGGACTGGGCCGAAATCCTCAGCCGCATGTACCGCCGCTGGGCCGAACGGCGCGGTTATAAGGTCGAACTGGTCGATTATCAGGCAGGCGATCAGGCGGGCATCAAGTCCGCGACTTTCCTGATCAAGGGCGAAAATGCCTATGGCTATGCCAAGACCGAAAGCGGTGTTCACCGCCTCGTCCGCATCAGCCCCTATGACAGCGCCGCGCGCCGCCACACCAGCTTCTCGTCGGTGTGGGTCTATCCGGTGATCGACGACGATATCGATATCGAGGTCAAGGAAAGCGACCTCAAGATCGATACCTATCGCGCATCGGGCGCAGGCGGGCAGCACGTCAACACCACCGATTCGGCTGTCCGCATCACCCACGTTCCGTCCGGCATCATCGTCGCATCGCAAAATGACCGGTCGCAGCACAAGAACCGCGCGACCGCGATGAACATGCTTAAAGCGCGGCTCTACGAAGCCGAATTGGCCAAGCGCGAAGCCGTCACGGCAGGCGAATATGCGGCCAAGACGGAGATCGGCTGGGGCCATCAGATCCGCTCCTATGTGCTGCAACCCTATCAGCTGGTGAAGGATCTGCGCACCGGCGTCACCTCGACCGCGCCCGACGATGTTCTCGACGGCGCGCTCGATCCTTTCATGGCCGCTGCGCTGTCGCAAAAGGTGACGGGCGAAAAGGTCGATGTGGAGGATGTCGACTGA
- a CDS encoding class I SAM-dependent methyltransferase — protein sequence MMRLALVGISVLLAACDMLSPGDGTKRAAAAQPFPQADRPVAPIVSTRWSSEEARDRVHEAEDIMDRAGIRPGMTVADIGAGEGYYTVRLAARVGAQGRVLAEDIMPEVIEALSRRITREKWDNVSVKLGAPEDPRLPENSFDRIMMVHMYHEIAEPYAFLWHLSPALKKDGELIVVDADRPTDQHGTPPRLLACELAAMGFRMEELIPKPTAGGYFARFRRIAARPDPASIVPCALNDR from the coding sequence ATGATGCGCCTGGCGCTGGTGGGCATCTCCGTCCTGCTGGCCGCTTGCGACATGCTGTCGCCGGGCGACGGGACTAAGCGCGCCGCCGCTGCCCAGCCTTTTCCCCAGGCCGATCGCCCGGTCGCGCCGATCGTCTCGACCCGCTGGTCCAGTGAGGAAGCGCGCGACCGCGTGCATGAGGCGGAGGATATCATGGACCGGGCGGGCATCCGCCCCGGCATGACCGTCGCCGATATCGGCGCAGGCGAGGGCTATTATACTGTCCGCCTCGCCGCGCGCGTGGGCGCGCAGGGCCGCGTGCTGGCCGAAGACATCATGCCCGAAGTGATCGAAGCGCTCTCGCGCCGCATCACCCGCGAAAAATGGGACAATGTCAGCGTCAAGCTGGGCGCGCCCGAAGATCCCCGGCTTCCCGAAAACAGCTTCGACCGGATCATGATGGTGCATATGTATCATGAGATCGCCGAGCCCTATGCCTTCCTGTGGCACCTGTCCCCAGCGTTGAAAAAGGATGGCGAACTGATCGTCGTCGATGCCGATCGACCGACCGACCAGCATGGCACACCGCCGCGCCTACTCGCTTGCGAATTGGCGGCCATGGGCTTCCGCATGGAAGAATTGATCCCCAAGCCAACCGCCGGCGGCTATTTCGCCCGTTTCCGCCGCATCGCCGCACGTCCCGATCCGGCCAGCATTGTTCCTTGCGCGCTCAATGACCGATAA
- a CDS encoding PilZ domain-containing protein: MQEHHSLGAARRATRLKLFEPVLLRVQGLPVRAHLLDLSMTGALAHSDSPPQVGDHVVIEASALSVAGRVMWVRAKRFGIHFDLPLPQPTVDRVVRGD, from the coding sequence TTGCAGGAACATCATTCGCTTGGCGCGGCCCGTCGCGCGACGCGGCTCAAACTGTTCGAGCCGGTTCTGTTGCGCGTGCAGGGTTTGCCGGTGCGCGCGCATCTGCTTGATCTGTCGATGACAGGCGCGCTGGCCCACAGCGATAGTCCACCACAGGTCGGCGACCATGTCGTGATCGAAGCGAGCGCGCTGAGTGTGGCGGGGCGGGTCATGTGGGTCCGGGCCAAACGGTTCGGCATCCATTTCGACCTGCCGCTCCCGCAACCGACCGTCGATCGCGTGGTGCGCGGCGACTAG
- a CDS encoding toxic anion resistance protein → MATTAPTATQTATADMLNLTAPDPVPVVAADKAAGLVPIDEAKKSKLDEKVDAFIDDLVAQDANSPEFGVRVDQLTNMGRKEIAEAAGHSNRFLDRPVRAMDSDTKVGADLAELRRTVEDLDPGKRGNLLAPKKLFGIIPFGNKMRDYFDGYKSAQGHINAILGSLASGKDTLIKDNAAIDVERQNMWQTMGRLEQMIHISKTMDARLEAKALELDSSDPAKAKAIRESALFYIRQRTQDLLTQMAVTVQGYLALDLVKKNNIELVKGVDRASTTTVAALRTAVTVAQALAGQRLVLEQISALNTTTANMIDRTGELLKSQTAQIHEQAASSTIPIETLQRAFQNIYDTMDNIDAFKMKALENMKTTVTTLSGEVEKSKGYIARAQGQAEASRDVRVDNSLLSAIEG, encoded by the coding sequence ATGGCTACGACTGCGCCCACCGCGACCCAGACCGCGACTGCCGATATGTTGAACCTGACCGCGCCCGACCCGGTGCCGGTCGTCGCGGCCGACAAGGCGGCCGGGCTGGTGCCGATCGACGAGGCGAAAAAGTCCAAGCTGGACGAGAAGGTCGATGCCTTCATCGACGATCTGGTGGCGCAGGATGCCAACAGTCCCGAATTCGGCGTGCGGGTCGACCAGTTGACCAATATGGGGCGCAAGGAAATCGCCGAAGCGGCAGGACACAGCAACCGCTTCCTCGATCGCCCGGTGCGGGCGATGGACAGCGACACCAAGGTCGGCGCGGACCTCGCCGAACTGCGCCGCACGGTCGAGGATCTGGACCCTGGCAAGCGCGGCAATCTGCTCGCGCCCAAAAAGCTGTTCGGCATCATCCCGTTCGGCAACAAGATGCGCGACTATTTCGACGGCTATAAAAGTGCGCAGGGGCATATCAATGCGATCCTGGGATCGCTCGCCAGCGGCAAGGATACGCTGATCAAGGATAATGCCGCGATCGACGTCGAACGGCAGAATATGTGGCAGACCATGGGTCGGCTGGAACAGATGATCCATATCAGCAAGACGATGGACGCCCGGCTGGAGGCCAAGGCGCTGGAGCTGGATTCGAGCGATCCGGCCAAGGCCAAGGCGATCCGCGAAAGCGCGCTCTTCTACATCCGCCAGCGGACGCAGGATCTGCTGACGCAGATGGCGGTGACGGTGCAGGGCTATCTGGCGCTCGATCTGGTGAAAAAGAATAATATCGAACTGGTCAAGGGCGTGGACCGGGCCAGCACGACCACGGTCGCGGCGCTGCGGACGGCGGTGACGGTGGCGCAGGCACTGGCCGGGCAGCGGCTGGTGCTGGAACAGATCAGCGCGCTCAACACCACGACCGCGAACATGATCGATCGCACCGGCGAATTGCTGAAAAGCCAGACCGCGCAGATCCACGAGCAAGCCGCGTCCAGCACGATCCCGATCGAAACGCTGCAACGTGCCTTCCAGAATATCTATGACACGATGGACAATATCGACGCATTCAAGATGAAGGCGCTGGAAAATATGAAGACGACGGTGACCACGCTGTCGGGCGAAGTGGAGAAGTCCAAGGGCTATATCGCCCGCGCGCAGGGCCAGGCCGAAGCCTCGCGCGACGTGCGGGTGGATAATTCGCTGCTGAGCGCGATCGAGGGGTGA
- the typA gene encoding translational GTPase TypA gives MSLRNIAIIAHVDHGKTTLVDQLFRQSGTFRDNQRVEERAMDSNDLEKERGITILAKPTSVEWEGTRINIVDTPGHADFGGEVERILSMVDGVILLVDSSEGAMPQTKFVTGKALALGLKPIVVVNKVDRPDERIQEVLDEVFDLFVSLEATDEQLDFPVLYASGRNGYASEDPTRREGTLTPMFQKIVDHVPAPAVEVDGVPFTFLVTLLDRDNFLGRILTGRVTSGSVKVNQAIHALDMDGTVIETGRASKIMAFHGLDRVPVDEAKAGDIISLAGLSVATVANTICDISVTEPIQAQPIDPPTLSMRFAVNDSPMAGREGTKVTSRMIRDRLAREAESNVAVKVTESADKDSFEVAGRGELQLGVLIETMRREGFELSISRPRVLFGTDEDGNKTEPYETVMIDVDDEFSGTVVEKMNLRKAEMTDMRPSGGGKTRITFSAPSRGLIGYHGEFLSDTRGTGIMNRLFEKYGPHKGTIEGRKNGVLISNGSGEANAYALGPLEERGILMVGVGEALYEGMIIGQNAKPDDLEVNPMKSKALTNFRASGKDDAVRLTPPWKLTLEQAIAYIDDDELVEVTPKTIRLRKRYLDPNERKRMSRSKAA, from the coding sequence ATGTCCCTGCGTAATATCGCCATCATCGCGCACGTCGATCACGGCAAAACAACCCTCGTCGACCAGCTTTTCCGCCAGTCCGGCACTTTCCGCGACAATCAGCGCGTCGAAGAGCGCGCGATGGACAGCAACGATCTCGAAAAAGAACGCGGCATCACCATTCTCGCCAAGCCGACCTCGGTCGAGTGGGAAGGCACCCGCATCAACATCGTCGATACACCGGGCCACGCCGATTTCGGCGGCGAAGTCGAACGCATCCTCTCGATGGTCGATGGCGTCATCCTTCTGGTCGATTCGTCCGAAGGCGCGATGCCGCAGACGAAGTTCGTGACCGGAAAGGCGCTGGCGCTGGGTTTGAAGCCCATCGTCGTCGTCAACAAGGTCGATCGCCCCGACGAGCGCATCCAGGAAGTGCTGGACGAAGTGTTCGACCTGTTCGTGTCGCTCGAAGCGACCGACGAACAGCTCGACTTCCCCGTCCTCTACGCGTCGGGCCGCAACGGCTATGCCAGCGAAGATCCGACCCGTCGTGAAGGCACGCTGACCCCGATGTTCCAGAAGATCGTCGATCACGTCCCCGCGCCCGCCGTGGAAGTCGATGGCGTGCCCTTCACCTTCCTGGTGACGTTGCTCGACCGCGACAATTTCCTTGGCCGTATCCTCACCGGCCGCGTGACCAGCGGTTCGGTCAAGGTGAACCAGGCAATCCACGCGCTCGACATGGATGGCACGGTCATCGAAACCGGTCGTGCGTCGAAGATCATGGCGTTCCATGGCCTTGATCGCGTCCCCGTTGACGAAGCCAAGGCAGGCGACATCATCTCGCTGGCGGGCCTCTCCGTCGCGACCGTCGCCAACACCATCTGCGACATCTCGGTCACTGAGCCGATCCAGGCCCAGCCGATCGATCCGCCAACGCTCTCGATGCGTTTTGCCGTGAACGATTCGCCGATGGCCGGCCGCGAAGGCACCAAGGTCACCAGCCGCATGATCCGCGATCGCCTCGCCCGCGAAGCCGAATCGAATGTCGCGGTCAAGGTCACGGAGAGCGCCGACAAGGACAGTTTCGAAGTCGCCGGCCGCGGCGAATTGCAGCTTGGCGTGCTCATCGAAACGATGCGCCGCGAAGGCTTCGAACTCTCGATCAGCCGCCCGCGCGTGCTGTTCGGCACGGACGAGGACGGCAACAAGACCGAGCCGTATGAAACCGTCATGATCGACGTCGATGATGAATTTTCCGGCACGGTCGTCGAGAAGATGAACCTGCGCAAGGCCGAGATGACCGACATGCGTCCGTCGGGCGGTGGCAAGACCCGCATCACCTTCTCCGCGCCTTCGCGCGGCCTGATCGGCTATCATGGCGAATTCCTGTCCGACACGCGCGGCACCGGCATCATGAACCGCCTGTTCGAGAAATATGGCCCTCACAAGGGCACGATCGAAGGCCGCAAGAATGGCGTCCTCATCTCCAACGGGTCGGGCGAAGCCAATGCCTATGCGCTGGGTCCGCTCGAAGAACGCGGCATCCTGATGGTCGGCGTGGGCGAAGCGCTCTATGAAGGCATGATCATCGGCCAGAACGCCAAGCCCGACGATCTCGAAGTCAACCCGATGAAGTCCAAGGCGCTGACCAACTTCCGTGCGAGCGGCAAGGACGACGCCGTCCGCCTGACCCCGCCCTGGAAGCTGACGCTGGAACAGGCCATCGCCTATATCGATGATGATGAGCTGGTCGAAGTCACGCCCAAGACGATCCGCCTGCGCAAGCGCTATCTGGATCCGAACGAGCGCAAGCGCATGAGCCGCTCGAAGGCAGCTTGA
- a CDS encoding intradiol ring-cleavage dioxygenase, with amino-acid sequence MSVLSRQAIGRRRTLRLLLSAGGAAMVSACGGSDASGSVETTSSTTTTTNTTTTSTTGTTSTSSESCVADPTETNGPYPADGSNSVNGSVVNALDDNGIVRADIRSSFGTASGTAAGIYMQLTITVVNVNSGCAPLAGYAVYLWHCTRDGQYSLYDIPGENYLRGVGVTDANGQVTFTSIFPGCYAGRYPHIHFEVYPSLARATTYANRVLTSQLAMPTAACTAIYATSGYASSRSNFSSTTTANDNVFGDNTAEQIAAMTPAMTGDITNGFTGSVTVGLAI; translated from the coding sequence ATGAGCGTTCTGTCGCGCCAGGCAATCGGTCGGCGGCGCACTTTGCGGCTCCTTTTGTCGGCGGGCGGTGCAGCGATGGTCAGTGCCTGCGGGGGCAGCGACGCCAGCGGCTCGGTGGAAACGACCAGTTCGACGACGACCACCACAAACACCACGACGACATCGACAACCGGAACGACCAGCACGTCCAGCGAAAGCTGCGTCGCCGATCCGACCGAAACCAACGGACCATATCCGGCTGATGGGTCCAATAGCGTCAATGGCAGTGTGGTCAACGCTCTGGACGACAACGGCATCGTTCGCGCCGACATTCGTTCCAGTTTCGGCACGGCGTCCGGCACGGCTGCCGGGATTTACATGCAATTGACGATCACTGTCGTGAATGTGAACAGCGGTTGTGCGCCGTTGGCTGGTTATGCAGTCTATCTGTGGCATTGTACGCGCGATGGCCAATATTCGCTATACGATATCCCTGGCGAGAATTATCTGCGCGGTGTCGGCGTGACCGATGCCAACGGACAAGTGACTTTTACCAGCATCTTTCCAGGATGTTATGCTGGACGATACCCGCATATCCATTTCGAGGTCTATCCCAGCCTAGCGCGTGCGACGACCTACGCCAATCGCGTGCTGACGTCCCAATTGGCGATGCCGACAGCGGCCTGTACCGCCATCTACGCCACAAGCGGCTATGCCAGCAGCAGAAGCAATTTCTCCAGCACGACGACAGCCAATGACAATGTGTTTGGCGACAACACGGCAGAGCAGATCGCAGCGATGACGCCCGCCATGACCGGCGACATCACCAACGGCTTTACCGGGTCGGTGACAGTCGGGCTGGCTATCTGA
- a CDS encoding MFS transporter translates to MAETGTAMTAGAEWRRAPILPIATGLGYATSVIHIYGLGPYIEPISQSFGWSRTQTTIGLTLATLVQALFSVPIGLMVDRLGPRLFGLVGVVLTCAAFAMLGTATGDKTQWLMLWSLLALATLPVQATVWISAVATRFAASRGLAFAVTLCGASLAAALFPLLGSWLIARHGWQTAAPIQAAIWVAIAFPMIFLFFRGAHDRRAKVALVERQALEGATLAEGVRSSIYHRLLLASLLFTFTIIALVVHFVPILTDRGAERMEAAGIAALVGIFSVIGRLATGLLLDRFRGSMVGAVVFLLPAIGCLLLLIGGESWGAQAAAAAMTGLTLGAEVDVIVYLTTQHFGLKTFGGLYGGLLMALSVGTATGPLGASALYDATGGYGPFLWLTIALMVASSLTLASLPRPAYANGKPQP, encoded by the coding sequence ATGGCAGAGACAGGCACAGCAATGACGGCCGGGGCGGAATGGCGGCGGGCGCCGATCCTGCCGATCGCGACGGGCCTTGGCTATGCGACCAGCGTCATCCATATCTATGGGCTTGGCCCCTATATCGAGCCGATCAGCCAATCCTTCGGCTGGTCGCGGACGCAGACCACCATCGGCCTGACGCTGGCGACATTGGTGCAAGCGCTGTTTTCGGTGCCGATCGGGCTGATGGTCGACCGGCTGGGACCGCGCCTGTTCGGGCTGGTCGGTGTGGTCCTGACCTGTGCTGCCTTTGCCATGCTGGGGACAGCGACCGGGGACAAGACCCAATGGCTGATGCTGTGGAGCCTGTTGGCCTTGGCGACATTGCCGGTGCAGGCGACGGTGTGGATCAGTGCGGTGGCGACCCGCTTTGCCGCGTCGCGAGGGCTGGCGTTCGCGGTGACGTTGTGTGGCGCTTCTTTGGCCGCCGCCCTGTTTCCGCTGCTGGGTAGCTGGCTCATCGCGCGCCATGGCTGGCAGACCGCGGCGCCGATCCAGGCGGCGATCTGGGTTGCGATCGCCTTTCCGATGATCTTCCTTTTCTTTCGTGGCGCGCACGACCGGCGGGCGAAAGTCGCACTGGTAGAACGGCAGGCGCTTGAGGGCGCGACGCTGGCCGAAGGGGTGCGTTCGTCCATCTATCATCGGCTGCTGCTGGCCAGCCTGCTCTTCACCTTCACCATCATCGCGCTGGTCGTGCATTTCGTTCCCATCCTGACCGATCGCGGCGCGGAGCGCATGGAGGCTGCGGGGATCGCGGCGCTGGTGGGCATCTTCTCGGTCATCGGGCGGCTGGCGACGGGGCTGCTGCTCGATCGGTTTCGCGGGTCTATGGTAGGGGCGGTCGTCTTTCTGCTGCCGGCCATCGGCTGCCTGCTGTTGCTGATAGGCGGGGAGAGCTGGGGCGCGCAGGCGGCCGCCGCCGCTATGACCGGGCTGACATTGGGCGCGGAGGTCGATGTGATCGTCTATCTCACCACCCAGCATTTTGGGCTCAAGACCTTTGGCGGACTGTATGGCGGGTTGCTGATGGCCTTGTCGGTCGGCACCGCAACCGGGCCGCTTGGGGCGTCGGCGCTTTATGACGCGACCGGGGGCTATGGCCCATTCCTGTGGCTGACCATCGCGCTGATGGTGGCAAGCAGCCTGACATTGGCGAGCCTGCCGCGTCCGGCTTATGCGAACGGTAAGCCTCAGCCATGA